One segment of Paenibacillus rhizovicinus DNA contains the following:
- a CDS encoding exosporium protein C has product MAQLIDYNVSVPAVATNQVAITVPITPNKIILAQLGIFVLPQFANNNRVQLVATFGAQAVETTVDNTPPLLFRVFRDTQEIYYGVQGTESGFEHFYMVTFQVIDINVSSGAHSYSFFVENLESNTVAQIIGPMNVSAAVYAV; this is encoded by the coding sequence ATGGCACAATTAATCGATTATAATGTCAGCGTTCCCGCAGTTGCGACGAACCAAGTGGCGATCACGGTTCCGATTACGCCGAATAAAATCATACTAGCTCAGCTTGGCATATTCGTGCTTCCGCAATTCGCGAACAACAACCGCGTGCAGCTCGTTGCTACTTTCGGCGCGCAAGCCGTGGAGACGACGGTGGATAATACGCCGCCGCTGTTGTTTCGCGTTTTCCGCGACACGCAGGAAATTTACTATGGCGTCCAGGGGACGGAATCCGGCTTTGAGCATTTCTACATGGTGACGTTCCAAGTGATCGACATCAACGTTTCGTCCGGCGCGCATAGCTACTCGTTCTTCGTCGAGAATCTGGAATCGAATACCGTGGCTCAAATCATCGGACCGATGAACGTCAGCGCGGCCGTATACGCCGTCTAA
- a CDS encoding spore germination protein produces MGNIQSSIEANELYLRTRLNHSSDIVFRSFRSKDGTLLLLVFLDGMTRQQPIEDTLLRSLIFEGLPQGLDRITSLSEMIVREWLPLTQVLTVESVDELVHNILLGCAAILVDGEAIALVAQVQGYEKRAIQEPLKESTLRGSKEGFVEHLRTNTTLIRRRIVHEGLKMESFTIGTYTKTEVVLLYIKGKAAESLLTEVRERFRKIEADGIIDSAYLEEWLEDNSFSLFPQIQNTERPDIVVASLLDGKVALLTNGTPFALIMPITFWSGLQSADDYFERFIFVILNRLVRYILMFVSFALPALYVALSTFHPEMIPSNLMIGIATARESSPFPTVIEVFLMMFIFDGLQEAGVHLPNQLGPVVSIIGALVIGQAAVEAGIISTPIIIVISLTGIAAYTIPRYSATLAFRLIRYLMLFISGWLGFVGFAFGIIFMLIQLVKLESFGTPFFSPVAPFDGKRIRDIFIRYPFWIKNGRVKKETER; encoded by the coding sequence TTGGGAAACATTCAAAGCAGCATAGAAGCGAATGAACTTTACTTGAGAACGCGCTTAAATCACTCCTCGGATATCGTTTTTCGGTCCTTCCGTTCAAAAGACGGAACGCTGCTGCTACTCGTCTTCTTGGATGGGATGACAAGGCAACAGCCGATTGAAGACACGTTGCTTCGCTCTCTTATCTTCGAAGGGCTGCCGCAAGGATTAGATCGAATTACTTCCCTTTCTGAGATGATCGTGCGTGAATGGCTGCCTTTAACGCAAGTACTTACTGTAGAATCCGTTGATGAACTCGTTCACAATATCTTGCTAGGATGTGCGGCGATTCTAGTAGACGGCGAAGCAATCGCGCTAGTCGCGCAAGTACAAGGCTACGAAAAGCGAGCTATACAAGAGCCTCTTAAAGAATCGACTTTGCGCGGTTCGAAGGAAGGCTTCGTTGAGCATCTTAGGACGAATACAACGCTTATTCGACGGAGGATCGTGCACGAAGGACTTAAGATGGAATCGTTCACGATCGGCACTTATACAAAGACTGAGGTTGTTCTGTTATATATCAAGGGAAAAGCAGCCGAAAGTTTGCTTACAGAAGTCAGAGAACGTTTCCGTAAAATCGAAGCAGACGGCATCATTGATTCAGCCTATCTCGAGGAGTGGCTCGAGGATAATTCCTTCTCCCTCTTCCCTCAAATCCAGAATACGGAACGTCCGGATATTGTCGTTGCAAGTTTACTTGATGGTAAAGTCGCTCTGCTTACGAACGGCACGCCATTTGCACTAATTATGCCCATTACGTTCTGGTCTGGGCTTCAGTCAGCCGACGATTATTTCGAGCGCTTCATCTTCGTAATCTTGAACCGATTAGTTCGTTATATATTGATGTTCGTTTCCTTCGCTTTGCCAGCGCTTTATGTCGCGCTCTCGACCTTCCATCCGGAGATGATTCCAAGCAATCTCATGATCGGTATCGCGACCGCCAGGGAAAGTTCTCCATTCCCAACGGTAATCGAAGTATTCCTGATGATGTTTATCTTCGATGGACTTCAGGAAGCTGGCGTCCATCTTCCGAATCAACTTGGACCGGTCGTGAGTATTATCGGAGCGCTTGTTATCGGACAAGCTGCTGTCGAGGCGGGTATCATATCAACACCGATTATTATCGTTATCTCATTGACGGGTATCGCGGCGTATACAATTCCGAGGTACAGCGCCACTTTAGCTTTTCGGTTGATCAGATATCTCATGCTGTTCATCTCCGGCTGGCTCGGCTTCGTCGGATTTGCATTTGGGATTATTTTCATGCTAATTCAACTGGTTAAACTAGAATCGTTTGGGACACCATTCTTCAGCCCTGTTGCGCCATTTGACGGTAAGCGGATCAGAGATATATTCATCCGTTACCCATTCTGGATTAAGAACGGCCGCGTCAAAAAGGAAACCGAGCGATGA
- a CDS encoding Ger(x)C family spore germination protein, which translates to MIRNVALSSVVFLFLLSITSCTDFVEPNQLAFVMGSAIDYAEGGLLEVSHQIVIPSQLKGSSSGKVDQYIVVSAKGKNVFEASQKIQLKLSRRLMVRHRILIAFGEKFVRQNDMSLIFDKIIRDPSYSMRDTILLIRGGSAKEFLMQKHPIEFLSSVSADKELQTNGLGGFSARKLIIESVSEGIRPLMPFLQFEKFQFSSNKKTPIAVLRGFAVLDKNQKIKCFLNESEGTQAVWMRGQGTYDGITIPWKDGKGLLSFRLTHIKRRLGSHEPNSVNLTIKAQAYLLENSTTLNMAEVDNMIAVQQYLNAALRKQLQGTINIIQQKGTDVLGVGKYLHHKYPIWWMSQHSDWDNNFKNIKISAQSNIQLRSIGTTSIPIKEIDEKRER; encoded by the coding sequence ATGATTAGGAATGTGGCCTTGAGCAGCGTTGTATTCTTGTTTCTGTTGTCGATCACAAGTTGCACCGATTTTGTCGAGCCTAATCAATTAGCTTTTGTAATGGGAAGTGCCATTGACTATGCGGAGGGCGGCTTATTGGAAGTCAGCCATCAAATCGTCATTCCGTCGCAGCTCAAGGGGAGCAGCTCCGGTAAAGTGGATCAATATATTGTCGTATCGGCTAAAGGTAAAAATGTGTTCGAGGCCTCCCAAAAAATCCAGCTCAAGCTGTCTCGCCGATTGATGGTGAGACATCGCATACTAATCGCATTTGGTGAGAAATTTGTGCGACAGAACGATATGAGTTTGATATTCGATAAGATTATTCGCGATCCGTCGTACAGCATGCGAGACACGATCCTGCTCATCCGAGGGGGAAGCGCCAAAGAGTTTCTTATGCAAAAACATCCAATAGAGTTTCTCTCTAGCGTCTCCGCCGATAAAGAGCTTCAGACAAACGGGCTAGGCGGCTTCAGCGCAAGGAAACTAATTATCGAGAGCGTTTCGGAAGGCATTCGGCCTCTTATGCCATTTCTTCAGTTCGAGAAATTCCAGTTTAGTTCAAATAAAAAGACGCCTATTGCCGTTTTGAGAGGGTTCGCTGTCCTCGATAAGAACCAAAAAATCAAATGTTTTCTGAACGAATCCGAAGGTACGCAAGCGGTGTGGATGCGCGGGCAAGGCACGTATGATGGTATCACTATTCCGTGGAAAGACGGCAAAGGGTTGCTATCGTTCAGATTGACACATATCAAGCGGAGACTGGGAAGCCATGAACCTAACAGCGTCAATCTTACGATCAAAGCTCAGGCTTATCTACTCGAGAATTCAACAACACTTAACATGGCCGAAGTAGATAACATGATTGCTGTACAACAGTACTTGAACGCTGCACTCCGAAAACAGCTGCAAGGAACAATTAACATTATTCAACAAAAGGGAACCGACGTTCTCGGCGTCGGCAAGTATCTGCATCATAAGTACCCGATCTGGTGGATGTCTCAGCATTCGGATTGGGATAACAATTTTAAGAATATTAAGATATCTGCGCAGTCAAACATTCAACTCAGATCGATTGGTACGACAAGCATTCCGATAAAAGAAATCGATGAAAAGCGGGAGCGATAA
- a CDS encoding GerAB/ArcD/ProY family transporter has protein sequence MKISGYQMFWLVCISSMIVYSYLPIQLAAEVARQDCWISLLLGSLIMMAVTWLILRVCIQHPDKTLIGFVRVLMGTVLGKLIVTFYFLNWFMQLSLIAKGTVEFQNLVMLHNTPMIVILLFLLFIVLYAVWVGGITIISRCAEIIGPIFVFMLFFQLFLNPQDIDLGQILPIYTDSGWFLILKGTWRSVNYMVDPSIVLMLFFFAENKQTASRGVLWGTAVAMTWGLLCTLILLFVTGPYLASDMIVPVYSLTKFVSILNFVQNIDAFFIPLWLLGAFIKLSIGLFILSYGLSEWTGIRNWKLLSILLTCACLVYVLFGMHHLRLSNTIRNSHLNDYYYPAIYLVVPLLLLLLGKIRNKPTC, from the coding sequence TTGAAAATTAGCGGATATCAGATGTTTTGGCTGGTTTGCATTTCCTCTATGATCGTCTATTCCTACCTGCCCATACAGCTTGCGGCAGAAGTAGCGCGCCAGGATTGTTGGATTTCTCTGCTGCTAGGAAGTTTAATCATGATGGCTGTAACATGGCTCATTCTCCGAGTCTGTATTCAGCATCCGGATAAAACACTGATAGGTTTTGTCCGTGTTCTGATGGGAACAGTGTTAGGGAAACTCATTGTCACGTTTTATTTTTTAAATTGGTTCATGCAGCTATCGTTGATTGCAAAAGGAACGGTGGAGTTCCAAAATCTCGTTATGCTCCATAACACACCGATGATTGTAATATTACTGTTTCTATTGTTTATTGTGTTGTATGCAGTATGGGTCGGAGGCATAACGATCATCAGCCGTTGCGCGGAGATCATTGGCCCAATCTTTGTGTTCATGTTATTTTTCCAGCTTTTTCTGAATCCACAAGATATCGATCTGGGACAAATTCTGCCGATCTATACCGACTCGGGCTGGTTCCTGATACTGAAGGGAACTTGGAGGTCGGTCAATTACATGGTGGATCCATCGATAGTGCTCATGCTTTTCTTCTTTGCAGAGAATAAGCAGACAGCTTCTCGCGGAGTTCTATGGGGAACAGCAGTTGCTATGACGTGGGGCTTGCTCTGCACATTAATACTTTTGTTTGTGACTGGTCCATATTTGGCTTCTGATATGATCGTTCCGGTATATTCTCTTACCAAATTCGTATCCATCCTTAATTTCGTGCAAAATATTGATGCTTTTTTCATCCCTCTGTGGTTGCTAGGCGCATTCATCAAGCTTTCCATTGGCTTGTTCATCTTGAGCTACGGCTTGTCCGAATGGACGGGCATTCGTAACTGGAAGCTCCTCTCCATACTGCTAACTTGCGCTTGTCTTGTCTATGTACTCTTCGGCATGCACCATCTCCGATTGTCGAATACAATTAGGAATTCACATCTGAACGATTATTATTATCCCGCAATATATTTAGTCGTGCCGTTATTACTCTTGCTTCTGGGTAAAATCCGTAATAAACCCACTTGCTGA